A region from the Methanofollis liminatans DSM 4140 genome encodes:
- a CDS encoding RNB domain-containing ribonuclease translates to MKDHAPIDLKAIAWDAMRRYGFEPGFPDAVEQEIGAIEAPAIPDGVPDLCSLLWSSIDNFDSQDLDQIEYCERTPRGGIQVRVAIADVDVCVPKESATDRHAAHNGTSVYTGVETFPMLPDHLSKGLTSLLPGPGRPAIVVEYTVLPDGSTRPGKVYRAVVCNRAKLVYEEVGDWLEGVGDPPAIFRDLPGLEEQVLLQHEAACRLKRYRAEEGALDLETIEAGPVMEGGAVKDLVVQRQNAARCLIEEFMIGANGATVAYLDGAGLPMIQRVVLTPRNWDGIVATAAEYGERLPAKPDSKALSKFLARRKEADPDRFPDLSLTIVKLIGPGIYLPLEPGEPPYGHFGLAITDYTHGTAPNRRYVDLIIQRLLKSSLSGEDSPYSREDLEDLAAWLNDREKASQKVERFMRKAAAAVLLQDRIGETFEALVTGASEKGTYVRLTAPPVEGRVMEGEGGLFVGQRVRVRLIKTDPYNGYIDFACIGR, encoded by the coding sequence ATGAAGGACCACGCACCCATCGACTTAAAGGCGATCGCATGGGACGCCATGCGGCGATACGGCTTCGAGCCCGGCTTCCCCGATGCCGTCGAGCAGGAGATCGGCGCAATCGAGGCCCCTGCAATCCCCGACGGCGTTCCTGACCTCTGTTCCCTCCTCTGGTCGTCCATCGACAACTTCGACTCCCAGGACCTCGACCAGATCGAATACTGCGAACGCACCCCCCGCGGCGGGATCCAGGTCAGGGTGGCGATCGCCGACGTGGACGTCTGCGTCCCGAAAGAGTCGGCGACCGACCGGCATGCCGCCCACAACGGCACCTCGGTCTACACCGGCGTCGAGACCTTCCCCATGCTTCCCGACCATCTCTCGAAAGGGCTCACCTCACTCCTGCCCGGCCCGGGCCGTCCGGCGATCGTCGTCGAATACACCGTGCTTCCGGACGGGAGCACCAGGCCGGGAAAGGTGTACCGGGCGGTCGTCTGCAACCGGGCGAAGCTTGTCTACGAGGAAGTCGGGGACTGGCTGGAAGGCGTTGGAGACCCGCCCGCGATCTTCCGCGACCTCCCCGGCCTGGAGGAGCAGGTCCTTCTCCAGCACGAGGCCGCCTGCCGCCTGAAGAGATACCGGGCAGAAGAGGGGGCGCTCGACCTCGAAACCATCGAGGCCGGACCGGTCATGGAGGGGGGAGCCGTGAAGGACCTCGTCGTCCAGCGGCAGAACGCGGCGCGGTGCCTGATCGAGGAGTTCATGATCGGGGCGAACGGCGCCACGGTGGCATACCTGGACGGGGCCGGCCTCCCGATGATCCAGAGGGTCGTCCTGACGCCGAGAAACTGGGACGGGATCGTGGCGACCGCCGCAGAATACGGCGAGCGCCTGCCGGCGAAACCCGACTCGAAAGCCCTCTCGAAATTTCTTGCCCGGAGAAAAGAGGCCGATCCGGACCGCTTCCCCGACCTCTCCCTGACGATCGTGAAACTGATCGGGCCGGGGATCTATCTTCCCCTCGAGCCCGGCGAGCCGCCGTACGGCCATTTCGGCCTCGCGATCACCGACTACACCCATGGCACCGCCCCGAACCGGCGCTACGTCGACCTCATCATACAGCGGCTCTTAAAATCGTCCCTCTCCGGAGAGGACAGCCCATATAGCCGCGAAGACCTTGAGGACCTCGCCGCATGGCTGAACGATCGGGAAAAGGCGTCGCAGAAGGTGGAGCGCTTCATGCGAAAGGCGGCGGCCGCGGTGCTGCTCCAGGACCGGATCGGCGAGACCTTCGAGGCACTGGTCACCGGCGCCTCAGAGAAAGGGACGTATGTCAGGCTCACCGCTCCCCCGGTCGAAGGGAGGGTCATGGAAGGGGAGGGCGGCCTCTTCGTCGGGCAGCGGGTCCGCGTCCGCCTGATTAAGACAGACCCGTACAACGGCTACATCGACTTCGCGTGCATCGGGCGGTGA
- a CDS encoding ABC-2 transporter permease, which translates to MNTILTVARKEAGLIIRSRQLMVSALFVTVIFSGTATIGSGAEGGASIGALIFMVITVTGIFMSYIFSGQVFLREKTEGTIETLLCTPLSLREIWAGKVVGITLPAYLLALAGTGIIAGIASVVDRGIVLPPAPVVLHVLVVVPAFIAVAAGLLGFVQLLLGMRENQIINMAIIFGVIFSFSLSAGLAGEGVVVGWGTEGALVAVAAALLALVGWATRFLNRERIVTTIP; encoded by the coding sequence ATGAACACTATCCTCACCGTGGCGCGCAAAGAGGCCGGGCTGATCATCCGCTCCCGCCAGCTCATGGTATCGGCGCTCTTCGTCACGGTCATTTTTTCCGGGACGGCGACCATCGGGTCAGGGGCGGAAGGCGGAGCCTCCATCGGTGCACTGATCTTCATGGTGATCACCGTGACCGGGATCTTCATGAGCTACATCTTCTCGGGACAGGTCTTCCTGCGGGAGAAGACCGAGGGGACGATCGAGACCCTCCTCTGCACCCCCCTCTCGCTCAGGGAGATCTGGGCCGGAAAGGTCGTCGGCATCACCCTCCCGGCGTATCTTCTCGCACTCGCCGGGACCGGCATCATCGCCGGCATCGCTTCGGTCGTCGACCGGGGGATCGTCCTCCCCCCGGCGCCGGTCGTGCTCCACGTCCTCGTCGTGGTCCCGGCCTTCATCGCCGTCGCCGCCGGGCTGCTCGGTTTTGTCCAGCTCCTCCTTGGCATGCGCGAGAACCAGATCATCAACATGGCGATCATCTTCGGCGTGATCTTCTCGTTCTCGCTCTCGGCCGGTCTGGCCGGAGAGGGGGTCGTCGTCGGCTGGGGAACCGAAGGGGCGCTGGTCGCCGTCGCCGCCGCCCTGCTCGCCCTCGTCGGATGGGCGACGCGGTTTTTAAACCGCGAGCGGATCGTGACCACCATCCCATAA
- a CDS encoding DUF2115 domain-containing protein: MPQPDAGQIAGAASRLSQCRTRGELGRAIAEEAGRFSLYDLQRIGGGIRREVEALPEPYRSRVRPYFEEQIFGAYHRLMCSHRSGAFARMDDPIPDPEHFSAFVALIPRGCLDRKGSQTDIGFSKPLHTLFYYLVTGYTIFVEGGPGHPVGTPFPGGFAVERRGNEYYCPIRDKEEDVPFSICNVCPARQMEGV; this comes from the coding sequence ATGCCCCAACCAGACGCCGGGCAGATTGCCGGGGCCGCCAGCCGCCTATCCCAATGCCGGACCAGAGGAGAACTCGGGAGAGCGATTGCAGAAGAGGCAGGGCGTTTCTCCCTGTACGACCTCCAGCGGATCGGCGGGGGGATCAGGCGCGAGGTCGAGGCCCTCCCCGAACCCTACCGGAGCCGGGTGAGGCCGTACTTCGAGGAGCAGATCTTCGGAGCATACCATAGACTGATGTGCAGCCACCGATCAGGGGCCTTCGCCCGGATGGACGATCCCATACCCGACCCCGAACATTTCTCCGCTTTCGTTGCCCTGATCCCGCGCGGGTGCCTCGACAGGAAGGGCTCGCAGACCGACATCGGTTTTTCAAAACCTCTTCACACCCTCTTTTACTATCTCGTCACCGGCTATACGATCTTCGTCGAGGGCGGCCCCGGTCACCCGGTCGGCACCCCATTTCCCGGCGGCTTTGCAGTCGAAAGACGTGGGAACGAATATTACTGCCCGATCCGGGACAAAGAAGAGGACGTGCCCTTCTCCATCTGCAACGTCTGTCCGGCACGGCAGATGGAGGGAGTGTGA
- a CDS encoding ABC transporter ATP-binding protein, translated as MDIITVENLQKAFKGRAVLKDITFSVKKGEVFGFLGPNGAGKTTTMRCMLGLLRPDAGEALVFGENMAVSDRLRGRIGVLLEKDGLSDRLTACENLDYYARLYGVSGRDERVREILEFVGLTERKDSLVGTFSTGMRRKLGIGRAILHNPEALFLDEPSAGLDPEAQRMVRDLIADLSREEEMTVVVNSHNLDEVQRVCSTVAILHDGRIRAFDTVERLRSGGGAEVRIVLSDRSSAERALAVLSAATGVAAVSREGEEVSARLDGADVPTLVRAMAEAGCAIEEVRKDHRSLEEIYLSVVRQAEGSA; from the coding sequence ATGGATATAATTACGGTAGAAAATCTTCAAAAAGCATTCAAAGGAAGAGCAGTGCTCAAAGACATCACCTTCTCGGTGAAAAAAGGCGAGGTCTTCGGTTTCCTCGGGCCGAACGGCGCCGGAAAGACCACGACGATGCGCTGCATGCTCGGCCTCCTGCGACCGGACGCCGGGGAGGCGCTCGTCTTCGGTGAGAACATGGCCGTATCCGACCGTCTCCGCGGGCGGATCGGGGTGCTCCTGGAAAAGGATGGGCTTTCCGACCGCCTCACGGCTTGCGAGAACCTTGACTACTACGCCCGTCTCTACGGGGTCTCTGGCAGGGATGAAAGGGTGCGGGAGATCCTGGAGTTTGTCGGACTTACAGAGAGAAAGGACAGCCTCGTCGGCACCTTCTCGACCGGCATGCGCAGAAAACTCGGGATCGGGCGGGCGATCCTCCACAATCCCGAGGCGCTCTTCCTTGACGAACCATCGGCCGGCCTCGACCCCGAGGCGCAGAGAATGGTGCGCGACCTGATCGCCGACCTCTCCCGCGAGGAGGAGATGACCGTCGTCGTCAACTCCCACAACCTCGACGAGGTCCAGCGCGTCTGCTCGACCGTCGCCATCCTGCACGACGGTCGGATCCGGGCCTTCGACACGGTCGAGCGGTTGCGGAGCGGCGGCGGGGCAGAAGTCAGGATCGTCCTCTCGGACAGGTCCTCGGCCGAGCGGGCGCTCGCCGTCCTTTCAGCGGCCACGGGGGTCGCCGCGGTCTCCCGGGAGGGGGAGGAGGTTTCTGCACGCCTCGACGGCGCCGACGTCCCCACCCTGGTGCGGGCGATGGCGGAGGCCGGCTGCGCCATCGAAGAGGTCAGAAAAGACCACCGCTCCCTGGAGGAGATCTATCTCTCGGTCGTCAGGCAGGCGGAGGGATCGGCATGA
- a CDS encoding PAS domain S-box protein, translated as MILDVTSLYLQRGGEFSVKTCEDASDALGVLEGRSFDAIISDYEMPEMDGIAFLKVVRARGETAPFIIFTGRGREDVVIEALNNGANFYLQKGGDPKSQFAELKNMIRQAVQNTRAEAALRMSEARYRAVVESQTELISRFRPDGTQVFANEAFCRYYGMTPEKIVGKPFFSRVPEEEIPIIQEHFKSLTPQNPVGSIEHRVVLENGEVRWQQWVDRAIFNEGSAPIEYQSVGRDTTDRKRAEEALRDSEKKFKVLSEQSPAGIYILLDGRFTYVNPRFAAIFGYTVEELAAGMPLLRIVHPDDQDTVRERLREQERDSNEVYEFTGVRKDGATITVEVRGSATTIGGVRVLVGTVLDISERKGMEIALTEKVNYVQALMDAIPAPVFYRDTRGVYRDCNRAFEDLTGRSRDEIVGREIHDFFPAEYADVYRDKDRLIVERPHVQRYEFAITERDGKRRDVLFSKTALFDSGGAVAGIVGVIVDIGERKRMEQALRESEMKYRTIADFTYDWEAWLGPGGRYFYVSPSCERITGYSAGEFMDDPTLQVRIAHPEDREAVERHYSDGLHDNEGVGHIEYRIVTKQGEVRWISHYCQPVFREDGTYMGRRENKRDVTERKHAEETLKRANEKLNLLSNITRHDVLNRLTALLGYLEFVRDFGLEPEAVALVEKAEESANVIRHQISFTRDYQDIGVHNPAWQDVRRLVRDASMTLYRSEIAVENGIGGVLVYADPLLEKVFTNLIDNAVRHGGTVNRIGFSVREEGDSLIIVCEDDGAGVEEEEKRKIFRRGVGKNTGYGLFLAREILAITGLSIREVGTPGQGARFEIVAPCGTYRLEKAPGGSREKGGGAASSTM; from the coding sequence ATGATTCTCGATGTCACCAGCCTTTATTTGCAGAGGGGAGGTGAATTTTCGGTGAAGACATGCGAGGACGCATCAGACGCCCTCGGCGTACTTGAGGGCAGGTCCTTCGACGCTATCATCTCAGATTACGAGATGCCGGAGATGGACGGGATCGCGTTCTTAAAGGTCGTCAGGGCACGCGGCGAGACCGCCCCGTTCATCATCTTCACCGGCCGCGGGCGGGAGGACGTGGTCATCGAGGCCCTCAACAACGGGGCGAACTTCTACCTCCAGAAGGGCGGCGACCCGAAGAGCCAGTTCGCCGAACTGAAGAACATGATCAGGCAGGCGGTCCAGAACACCCGCGCAGAGGCGGCGCTGAGGATGAGCGAGGCGCGCTACCGGGCCGTCGTCGAGAGCCAGACCGAACTGATCAGCCGGTTCCGCCCCGACGGGACACAGGTTTTTGCGAACGAGGCGTTCTGCCGGTATTACGGTATGACCCCCGAAAAAATCGTTGGAAAACCATTTTTTTCAAGGGTGCCGGAAGAAGAGATACCCATTATTCAGGAACATTTCAAGAGCCTCACGCCGCAAAACCCCGTCGGCAGCATCGAGCACCGGGTGGTGCTGGAAAACGGCGAGGTCAGGTGGCAGCAATGGGTCGACCGGGCAATTTTTAACGAAGGTTCCGCTCCGATTGAGTACCAGTCTGTCGGCAGGGATACCACCGACAGGAAGCGGGCCGAAGAAGCCCTGCGGGACTCCGAGAAGAAGTTCAAGGTGCTCTCAGAGCAGTCTCCGGCCGGGATCTATATCCTGCTCGACGGCCGGTTCACCTACGTCAACCCCAGGTTCGCCGCAATCTTCGGCTATACCGTCGAGGAACTCGCGGCAGGCATGCCCCTTCTCAGGATCGTCCACCCCGACGACCAGGACACGGTCAGAGAGAGACTCCGCGAGCAGGAGAGGGACAGCAACGAGGTCTACGAGTTTACGGGGGTGCGCAAAGACGGAGCGACCATTACCGTCGAGGTCCGCGGCTCGGCCACCACGATCGGCGGGGTCAGGGTGCTCGTCGGCACCGTCCTGGACATCTCGGAGAGAAAAGGGATGGAGATCGCCCTCACCGAGAAGGTGAACTATGTCCAGGCGCTGATGGACGCAATCCCGGCGCCCGTGTTCTACCGGGACACCCGCGGCGTCTACCGCGACTGCAACCGCGCCTTCGAGGACCTCACGGGAAGGTCCAGGGACGAGATCGTCGGCAGGGAGATCCACGATTTTTTCCCCGCGGAGTACGCCGACGTTTACCGGGACAAGGACAGGCTCATCGTCGAACGCCCCCATGTCCAGCGCTATGAATTCGCCATCACGGAAAGGGACGGGAAGCGGCGGGACGTCCTCTTCTCAAAGACCGCACTCTTCGACTCAGGCGGGGCGGTCGCAGGGATCGTCGGCGTCATCGTCGATATCGGCGAGAGAAAACGGATGGAACAGGCCCTCAGGGAGAGCGAGATGAAATACCGGACGATCGCCGATTTCACCTACGACTGGGAGGCGTGGCTCGGGCCTGGCGGGAGGTATTTCTACGTATCGCCGTCCTGCGAACGGATCACCGGATACTCTGCCGGGGAATTCATGGACGATCCCACCCTGCAAGTGCGGATCGCCCACCCCGAAGACCGGGAGGCGGTCGAGCGGCACTACAGCGACGGCCTCCACGACAACGAAGGTGTCGGCCACATCGAGTACAGGATCGTCACGAAACAGGGCGAGGTCAGGTGGATCAGCCACTACTGCCAGCCGGTCTTCAGGGAGGACGGCACCTATATGGGCAGGAGAGAGAACAAGCGGGACGTCACCGAGAGAAAACACGCCGAGGAGACGCTGAAGCGGGCAAACGAGAAGCTCAACCTGCTCTCGAACATCACCCGCCACGACGTCCTGAACCGGCTCACGGCCCTGCTCGGGTATCTCGAATTCGTCAGGGACTTTGGCCTTGAGCCGGAGGCGGTCGCCCTTGTCGAGAAGGCGGAAGAGTCGGCAAACGTGATCCGCCACCAGATCTCCTTCACCAGGGACTACCAGGACATCGGCGTCCACAACCCTGCCTGGCAGGACGTCCGCCGCCTGGTCAGGGACGCCTCGATGACGCTGTATCGCTCAGAGATCGCCGTTGAAAACGGGATCGGCGGCGTGCTTGTCTATGCCGACCCCCTCCTTGAAAAGGTCTTCACCAACCTCATCGACAACGCCGTCAGGCACGGCGGCACCGTGAACAGGATCGGGTTCTCCGTGAGAGAAGAGGGCGACAGCCTGATCATCGTCTGCGAGGACGACGGGGCCGGGGTCGAAGAGGAGGAGAAGAGAAAAATATTCAGGCGGGGTGTCGGGAAGAACACCGGCTACGGGCTCTTCCTCGCACGGGAGATCCTTGCGATCACCGGGCTTTCGATCAGGGAGGTCGGGACGCCGGGCCAGGGGGCGCGCTTTGAGATCGTGGCCCCTTGCGGGACCTACAGGCTGGAAAAAGCGCCCGGGGGCAGCAGAGAGAAAGGGGGCGGAGCCGCCTCATCCACAATGTGA
- a CDS encoding thiolase domain-containing protein yields MRDVAVIGVGCTNFGEWWDRSFRNLFVEAGVMAIEDANLAGEQIDAMYVGNMSAGRFIEQEHIGALIADYSGLATENIPSTRVEAACASGGLAFREAVIAVASGMANIAVAAGVEKMTDVDTSLSTDALAAAADREWEGFVGATFPGLYAMIATDYMHRYPLTREQLAQVAIKNHYNGARNPIAQFQKEITLDTVLNSTMVADPLRLFDCSPITDGAAAVVVAPLEMAKKFTDTPIKVLATAQASDTIALHDRRDISTLDATVAAGNRAFKMAGLERKDIDFVEVHDCFTIAEICAIEDLGFCKKGEAGRLTAEGYTALDGNLPVNTSGGLKACGHPVGATGIKQVYEAVLQLRGDAGKRQVAGAEIGMTQNVGGTGATVAAHIFGRT; encoded by the coding sequence GTCATAGGAGTGGGCTGTACCAACTTCGGTGAATGGTGGGACCGCTCCTTCAGGAACCTCTTTGTTGAGGCAGGCGTCATGGCGATCGAGGACGCAAACCTTGCGGGCGAACAGATCGACGCCATGTACGTCGGGAACATGAGCGCAGGGCGCTTTATCGAGCAGGAGCACATCGGCGCCCTCATCGCCGATTACTCCGGGCTTGCAACCGAGAACATTCCGTCCACCCGCGTCGAGGCCGCATGCGCATCGGGCGGTCTCGCCTTCCGCGAGGCCGTGATCGCCGTCGCCAGCGGGATGGCGAACATCGCCGTCGCCGCCGGCGTCGAGAAGATGACCGACGTGGACACGAGCCTCTCCACCGACGCCCTCGCAGCGGCGGCCGACCGTGAGTGGGAAGGCTTTGTCGGAGCGACCTTCCCCGGCCTGTATGCGATGATCGCAACAGATTACATGCACCGCTACCCCCTCACCCGGGAGCAGCTCGCCCAGGTAGCGATAAAGAACCACTACAACGGGGCTAGAAACCCGATCGCACAGTTCCAGAAGGAGATAACCCTGGACACCGTGCTGAACTCCACGATGGTCGCCGACCCCCTGCGGCTCTTCGACTGTTCGCCGATCACCGATGGGGCCGCCGCCGTGGTCGTCGCACCCCTCGAAATGGCGAAAAAGTTCACCGACACCCCGATCAAGGTGCTCGCCACCGCACAGGCGAGCGACACGATCGCCCTCCATGACCGCCGGGACATCTCGACCCTCGACGCCACCGTCGCCGCCGGGAACCGGGCGTTCAAGATGGCCGGGCTCGAGCGCAAAGACATCGACTTCGTGGAGGTCCACGACTGCTTCACGATCGCCGAGATCTGTGCCATCGAAGACCTCGGGTTCTGTAAGAAGGGTGAAGCAGGCCGGCTCACCGCCGAGGGTTACACCGCCCTCGACGGCAACCTGCCGGTGAACACCTCGGGCGGGCTGAAGGCCTGCGGCCACCCGGTCGGGGCCACCGGGATCAAGCAGGTCTATGAGGCCGTGCTTCAGCTCCGCGGCGATGCCGGGAAGCGGCAGGTCGCCGGGGCCGAGATCGGCATGACGCAGAACGTCGGCGGCACCGGTGCTACCGTCGCCGCCCATATCTTCGGGAGGACCTGA
- a CDS encoding cache domain-containing protein gives MKHSTLAILLSFLISVTLAASGCTGVQPSDTMTPSETTVPETPTVKPTVTPSHSVDEMVAFVRDAVAFANEQGKEAALEVFSDPNGSFTRGDLYIYAYDFNGTTLAHPFNPEKIGVNRLNETDVSGNLYIKDLRDVAENGSGFVYFYYIDPAQNMTVQPKLGYVERVDETWWLGSGIYGVEAPATV, from the coding sequence ATGAAACATTCGACTCTGGCGATTTTACTCTCCTTCCTGATCTCGGTGACCCTTGCTGCATCGGGGTGTACGGGTGTCCAGCCGAGCGACACCATGACGCCCTCGGAGACGACCGTCCCTGAGACGCCGACCGTAAAGCCGACGGTGACACCGTCGCACAGCGTGGACGAGATGGTGGCCTTTGTCCGGGATGCGGTGGCGTTTGCAAACGAGCAGGGGAAAGAGGCCGCCCTCGAGGTCTTCTCCGATCCGAACGGCTCGTTCACACGGGGAGACCTCTACATCTACGCCTATGACTTCAACGGGACGACCCTCGCCCACCCGTTCAACCCGGAGAAGATCGGCGTGAACCGCCTGAACGAGACCGACGTTTCGGGCAACCTCTACATCAAGGATCTGCGGGACGTTGCCGAAAACGGCAGCGGTTTCGTGTACTTCTATTACATCGACCCGGCGCAGAACATGACCGTGCAGCCGAAGCTCGGCTATGTCGAGCGGGTGGACGAGACCTGGTGGCTCGGCTCGGGCATCTACGGCGTCGAAGCGCCGGCGACGGTCTGA
- a CDS encoding TIGR01458 family HAD-type hydrolase: MAEAGQIRGVLLDIDGVLYAGGRAIDGGRETVAWLEEEDIPFRCVSNTTSRSRHSIAARLRALDYDIDDSLIFNPPLGAIRHLQGKKTFLLTRGDVRDDFIAAGITLVEEGAEAVVVGDAGDGFTYEAMNRAFRMALEGAGIVALEKDRYWMGADGLMLSAGPFVAALEYASEREAVVVGKPSPEFFRLALEDMGIQPSTALMVGDDLRTDVGGAQAAGMRTALVRTGKFRQEVFEASLIRPDLLLPSIASLPEAIRETFI; this comes from the coding sequence ATGGCAGAGGCCGGGCAGATCAGGGGCGTCCTTCTCGATATCGACGGGGTGCTGTATGCAGGCGGCAGGGCGATCGACGGGGGGAGAGAGACGGTGGCATGGCTGGAGGAGGAGGACATCCCCTTCAGGTGCGTATCCAACACCACCAGCCGTTCCCGCCACTCCATCGCCGCACGCCTCAGGGCGCTGGACTATGATATCGACGACTCCCTGATCTTCAACCCGCCTCTTGGGGCGATCAGGCACCTGCAGGGAAAAAAGACCTTCCTCCTCACCCGCGGCGATGTCAGGGACGACTTCATCGCCGCCGGGATCACTCTCGTCGAGGAGGGGGCCGAAGCGGTCGTGGTGGGGGACGCAGGCGACGGCTTCACCTACGAGGCGATGAACCGGGCCTTCAGGATGGCCCTCGAAGGGGCCGGGATCGTCGCCCTCGAGAAGGACCGCTACTGGATGGGTGCGGACGGGCTGATGCTCTCCGCAGGGCCTTTTGTGGCAGCACTCGAATACGCCTCTGAGCGCGAAGCCGTGGTCGTCGGCAAACCGTCGCCTGAATTTTTCAGGCTTGCCCTCGAGGACATGGGCATACAACCATCCACCGCCCTCATGGTCGGCGACGATCTCAGGACCGATGTGGGCGGCGCACAGGCCGCAGGCATGAGGACTGCACTGGTCAGGACCGGAAAATTCAGGCAGGAGGTATTCGAGGCGTCCCTGATCAGGCCCGACCTCCTCCTCCCCTCGATCGCCAGCCTTCCTGAAGCGATCAGAGAAACATTTATATAA
- a CDS encoding Zn-ribbon domain-containing OB-fold protein, with the protein MSVPRFWRKIPQRYNLEGTHCEVCGRYFFPPRNLCPDCRRDGKIVGHTFKGTGKIVTYSVIRTASDQFADLTPYVLAIVELEEGARMTAQVVVENPEDVYIGMPVKSVFRRLGTDGESGVISYGTKFVPA; encoded by the coding sequence ATGTCGGTACCACGTTTCTGGAGAAAGATCCCCCAGCGCTACAACCTGGAAGGGACGCACTGCGAGGTCTGCGGCAGGTATTTCTTCCCGCCGCGGAACCTCTGCCCTGACTGCCGGCGCGACGGTAAGATTGTCGGGCACACCTTCAAGGGCACCGGAAAGATCGTGACCTACTCGGTGATCAGGACGGCAAGCGATCAGTTCGCCGATCTCACCCCGTACGTCCTCGCCATCGTGGAACTTGAGGAGGGTGCGAGAATGACCGCACAGGTGGTCGTCGAAAACCCGGAGGACGTCTATATCGGTATGCCGGTGAAGTCAGTCTTCAGACGTCTCGGCACCGACGGAGAGAGCGGCGTCATCTCCTACGGCACGAAATTTGTGCCGGCGTGA
- a CDS encoding helix-turn-helix transcriptional regulator, producing MQTKIREYRAKIGITQEELAARVGVRRETVVFLEKGKYNPSLKLAWRVAQELGASIEEIFIFGEEDLEG from the coding sequence ATGCAGACGAAGATCAGGGAATACCGCGCAAAAATCGGGATTACGCAGGAGGAACTCGCCGCACGCGTCGGGGTGCGCCGGGAGACCGTCGTCTTCCTGGAGAAGGGGAAGTACAACCCCTCCCTCAAACTCGCCTGGCGGGTCGCACAGGAACTCGGGGCCTCGATCGAAGAGATCTTCATCTTCGGCGAGGAGGACCTGGAGGGCTGA
- a CDS encoding ROK family protein, with the protein MVAEDAVVAVDLGATHLRAALVTREGQAGDSVVADTPRQGRSGMAVTEAVASAVARVLEGSAARAVGIASAGPIDAAVGSVVRSPNMAFDEVPLVSPLTDRFGLPVRLINDCRAGALGERWRGAGTGVDNLVYITFSTGIGGGAVVDGRLLLGRGGNAGEVGHLHVDFAYSLPCGCGRTGHWEGYASGTGMPRFFAAWSARRGERPAFDASTSRGILEAAVAGDRVALAFMDALGEVNGRAVSDLIVAYDPEMIVIDGPIAQAHGGLILRHMLPHIDRYLPLPAICVSPLGGRAPLFGAAAYALGAGGLSPPGPPRRR; encoded by the coding sequence ATGGTTGCAGAGGATGCCGTTGTCGCCGTCGATCTCGGGGCGACCCACCTGAGGGCTGCCCTGGTCACGCGGGAGGGCCAGGCCGGGGATAGCGTCGTCGCCGATACGCCGCGGCAGGGCCGCTCAGGCATGGCCGTGACCGAAGCCGTCGCCTCGGCCGTTGCCCGGGTGCTCGAAGGCAGCGCTGCCCGGGCGGTCGGGATCGCCTCGGCCGGCCCCATCGATGCTGCGGTGGGCTCGGTCGTCCGCTCCCCGAACATGGCCTTTGATGAAGTCCCGCTCGTCAGCCCGCTCACCGACCGTTTCGGCCTCCCTGTCAGGCTGATCAACGATTGCCGGGCCGGCGCCCTTGGGGAGCGCTGGCGCGGGGCCGGGACGGGTGTGGATAATCTGGTCTATATCACCTTTTCCACCGGGATCGGCGGGGGTGCGGTCGTCGACGGCCGCCTGCTCCTCGGGAGGGGCGGGAACGCCGGTGAGGTCGGCCACCTCCATGTGGATTTTGCATACTCTCTCCCGTGCGGCTGCGGGCGTACCGGCCACTGGGAGGGCTATGCCTCAGGAACCGGGATGCCGCGGTTCTTTGCGGCGTGGTCTGCCCGGCGGGGTGAGCGACCCGCCTTCGACGCCTCCACGAGCCGCGGGATTCTGGAGGCGGCGGTGGCGGGCGACAGGGTCGCCCTCGCCTTCATGGATGCCCTGGGCGAGGTGAACGGCCGGGCGGTTTCAGACCTTATTGTCGCCTACGATCCCGAAATGATCGTTATCGACGGCCCGATCGCACAGGCCCACGGCGGCCTGATCCTGCGGCACATGCTCCCGCATATCGACCGCTACCTTCCCCTCCCTGCAATCTGCGTCAGCCCCCTTGGCGGGCGGGCGCCGCTCTTTGGAGCGGCGGCATACGCCCTCGGGGCAGGGGGGCTCAGCCCTCCAGGTCCTCCTCGCCGAAGATGA